The stretch of DNA gggtcatgatctccatcaTCTTTTTCCGAATTTGGCAGACCTGTTGATGCTGAGCGTAAGAGGTCTTCCGAATCTGATTATTGCGTTTTTTAGTAAAACCAACACAAAATAGACGAAGCAAATAACCATCGGTAGTCTTGACATCAACATGAGCTTCAATCATGGTCTGCCATTTTTTGACCATGGAGCACATTTTATCCCGGGTAAGATCCATGCCATGGAAATTGGTCAGGCAGTTTTTGCCCTGGACATCCTCAGTAATTAGCTTGAATTTTCTAAATGCAACTTCATCATTCTGCAGATCAGCAAGACTCACTTCAAAAACACGACCCTTGAGGCCATCAGAAGCGATTTTGGTTCCTTGAGTTCTTGTGACTAACGTTTTTCCAATATTTCTTATATTGAACATAGCTGGCGCTTTCACATCATACCAATCTTTCTTAGAAAATGGATCAACCACTTTCTTCTTGGCTCCCTTTTTGCCGCCTTTTGTAAGGCGCTTGTTCTTGCCGACCGCCATGGCGCTGCTCAGGGAGCCAAAAGGGCGGAAGTCCAGATGTATTTGTTAAGCTAAGGTAGGCCAGACCCTCTTAAACTGCTGCAAAAtggaggaagaataaacattttcagCACTGAGGGAGATGGGGGACGGCGGCTAGAGTGGCCTCGAGGTGGGCAGGAGCAACTTGGGAAGTTGGGCTACCAACTGTGTTGTTCCTTGCTCTATGTCACATACTGCCATGCCTCTGGGCCTTCTCCTCAGAGCACATTGCTCTTCCCTTGTCTTCCCCACGTGCATATTGCCCCATCCTCTGCATTGAGCTTTGAAAGTTATGgcactttatccatttatcattaCATATCCATTACATATCCATTTATCATTACACCTACTCAGCTCCTAGCCAGGACCTGACACCTAAGAAATACTCAACAGATGTCTGTCCAGTGCACACATCTGCTGCTCTTATGGTTTTGACCACTTCCCACTTGCCATATACTTGCATTGGGCCATAACCTCCAAGGACAAGGCAGGCTCCTGGTCTGATG from Neovison vison isolate M4711 chromosome 6, ASM_NN_V1, whole genome shotgun sequence encodes:
- the LOC122908752 gene encoding 40S ribosomal protein S3a — encoded protein: MAVGKNKRLTKGGKKGAKKKVVDPFSKKDWYDVKAPAMFNIRNIGKTLVTRTQGTKIASDGLKGRVFEVSLADLQNDEVAFRKFKLITEDVQGKNCLTNFHGMDLTRDKMCSMVKKWQTMIEAHVDVKTTDGYLLRLFCVGFTKKRNNQIRKTSYAQHQQVCQIRKKMMEIMTREVQTNDLKEVVNKLIPDSIGKDIEKACQSIYPLHDVFVRKVKMLKKPKFELGKLMELHGEGSSSGKATGDETGAKVERADGYEPPVQESV